In Moraxella nasovis, the sequence ATGTATTTTTTTTGATTTTATGCTTGCCAAAGTATGGCGATAACCTTAAAATGTACAACACACGGGCGTATTAGCCTAGAGTTTTATACATTTTTTAAACCACTGAGGATTTATCATGAATAAGTCAGAATTAATCGATAGTATCAAGGCTGAAACAGGTCTAAGCAAAGACGACGCTACAAAAGCGGTTAATGCATTCATTTCAAGCGTGCAAGGTGCCCTAGAGCGTGGCGACGATGTTGTGCTAGTTGGTTTTGGTACTTTTAGTGTAAAAGAGCGTGCTGCTCGCACTGGTCGTAACCCACAAACTGGCGAAACCCTGGAAATCGCTGCAAGCAAAGTGCCAGGCTTTAGAGCGGGTAAAGGTCTAAAAGACGCAGTAAATAAGTAATTTTTATTTACCATCAAAACACCATTTGTTTAAATGGTGTTTTTTTTGACTCAGTTTTGACAGATATTGCTTGGTAGATAAAAATCTTTGAGAAAATTTAAAAACTAGCGTATGATATAAGGTTTGTAATAAAGATAAAAGAAGTGAAATCTTATGGATAAAATGCGTAATTTTTTACAAAGCTGGCCAGGACGTATCACATTGATTGCGGTATTGGTACCTATGGCTTTTTTAGGTGTGCAAGGAACACTTGGTACGTCAATTAGCCCAAATCAGCTGATTAAGGTGGGTAATCAGACTGTTGATGTGTCAACCTACCAAAATCAGTTGAATAATTATCGCAGTGAGCTATTAAACTCAGTCGATGCTAGCATGATTGATGAGGCGGCATTGTCTGATCAGGTGCTAAAAAGTTTGGTTAATTCAGCCTTACTCCAAAACCAAGCACAAGTTTTGGGTATGACAGTATCAGATGAGATGATTACGCAGCTGCTTCAGCAAGAGCAGACATTTTGGCAAGATGGGCAATTTTCTAACGAACGATTTGCCCAATACTTGACTCAAAATGGTCTCACCAAAGACATGCTGTTTGCAAATTTTCGCCAAGAACTTGCCTTACGTCAGTTAAGCTCTGGGGTATTGGGTACAGCGATTTATCCAAAGAGTCAGGTTGGTCGTTTATTAGATTTACAGCTAGAATCTCGAGAAGTGTGGGTGCATCGGTTTGCTTGGGAAGATTATGCTGACGGTATTAACGTGTCTGACAGCGAGATTAAAGCGTACTTTGATGCAAATCAAGCAAGTCTGATTCGTCCTGAGACAGTGGATTTATCATATATTGAACTGTCTGCTCAAGATATTAAAACTGCAGAGCCAACCCAAGACGAAATCGCTGTTCAGTACGATGCTTACCTTCAAGAAAACGGACTTGGCGATGGACGTGAGCTTGCACAGATTCTGCTGACAGGCGCAGACAGCGAAAAACGTGCAAAAGACATTGCTGCTAAACTAAAAGCAGGGCAGTCATTTGAGAAACTTGCTAAGCAATATTCTGACGATCCAAGTGGTAAGACAGGCGGGCTAATAGGTGCTTATAATCCTGCAGTATTTGGCGATGATGCAGCAGCAGTTACTCAAGCATTATCAGGGCTGTCGTTGGGTGATTTTAGCCAGCCTGTCAAGACAAAATATGGCTACCAAATCTTTAAAGTGGTTAAGCTTGGCAATGCACCATCTATGGAAAGTATGCGTGCCGAACTCCAAAATCGTGCCATTAACTATAAGCGTCAAGTTGAGCTTAATGAAAAAATTGCTAAAATCAATGAGATGGCAGCGACAGGTGTTGGCGTAGCTGACATCGCTGCTGAGCTAGGCTTAAAATTAAAACGCATTACAGATTATCCAAAAACCCAGAATCAAACAGCATTGCCACAGCCTGCGGTGATTGCAGCAGCATTTGATGAATTTGCCATCGAAGATCAGGCTGTAAGTGCAAACATTAGCTTGGGCGATAAAACAGTATGGGTGCAACCAGGCAACTATCAAGCATCAGCACCTTTAACACTTGCTCAGGCACATGACCAAATTAAACATGCTTTGGTTAAACAAAAGGCGGTGGAGAAGGCTTTGGCAGCAGCACATGAAGCAGTAAATGATGCGAATAATGAGAACGCTATTAAAGCATTAATGGTGCCGCAGGCTAATCTTGGCATCGTCACTCGTAGCACACCTACCTTAAATACCCAAGAGCGTGCCAGCTTGTTTTCAAAAAAATCAGCGTCAGGGCATGATGTGTGGACGGTGAAAACTGAAGATGGTGCTAGTATTATGGTTGGGGGTCCTGTGCTGTCACAGACACATGAGCAGCTAAGCCTTACTGAAAGACTACAAGCGGCAGCTATGATTCGTAGCAATGTTGGACAAGATCAACTGTCAGATTATCTGCAGTATCTTCGCACTACCAATGAAGTGACAATTAATCAAGATGCCTTAACAGGTCAAACTCACTAAAAAACCAACCCTAATATAAAAAGGCTTAACGATGGGGTTAAGCCTTTTTTATTTGTGTATGCACTACTCTATTTAGTTAGTAAACTAATTTATAGCCAAGCTAATTTACAACTAAAACGCACATTTAGCAGTAATGTATAATATTATTACCATCTAATAGGTAAAATATGTGGGTCGCTTGCTTTTAGGTTTTCGTAAGTGCCTTTGACAAAGATATTTTCATTGACGGTGTTGATGTTGGTATGACCACAAAACGCCATCGTGATGTCGCATTCTTTGTAGATGATTTCTAAGGCACGGCGTACGCCATCTTCACCATAAGCACCCAAGCCATAAAGAAATGAGCGACCAATCATTGTGCCTTTTGCTCCCATAGCGATGGCTTTTAGGACATCTTGACCTGAGCGAATGCCACTGTCTAGCCAAATCTCGCAATTTGAGTTTTCAGCTTGTACCGCTTGCACGCAGTCAGCGAGGCTTGCAATAGAGCTTGGTGCACCATCTAATTGGCGACCACCGTGATTGGAGATGACCATGGCATCAGCACCAGAACGAGCCGCCAAAATCGCATCTTCTGGCTCCATGATGCCTTTGATGATAAGAGGTCCGCCCCATAGCTCTTTAATGCGAGCGACATCGTCCCAATTTAGACGTGGGTCAAATTGCTCCGCTGTCCAAGATGACAAGCTAGATAAGTCGCCTACCCCTTCGGCATGACCGACGATGTTGCGGAAGGTGTGGCGTTTTGTGCCAAGCATATTAAAGCACCATTCAGGCTTGGTCATTAAGTTTAGGATATTTTTTAAGGTTGGCTTTGGTGGGGCAGAAAGACCGTTTTTGATGTCTTTATGACGCTGACCTAGTACTTGTAAATCTGCCGTCAAAATCAGTGCTGAACATTTGGCTTCTCTGGCACGGCGAATTAAATTTTGCATGAATTTTTTATCACGCATGACATATAACTGAAACCAAAATGGCTTGGTGGTATTTTCTGCCACATCTTCAATAGAGCAAATGCTCATCGTGGATAATGAAAACGGAATGCCAAATTTCTCTGCGGCACGGGCGGCATGAATTTCGCCATCTGCCCACATCATGCCTGTAAAGCCAGTCGGTGCAATGGCGACAGGCATATGTACATCTTGTCCGATCATTTTGGTGGCAAGCGAGCGGCCTTCCATATCTACTAGCACACGTTGGCGCAACTTGATGCGGTCAAAGTCGGTTTCGTTATTGCGATAAGTCGTCTGAGTCCATGAACCGCTATCTACATAATCATAGAACATTCTAGGAACTTTACGCTCAGCGACACGGCGAAGGTCTTCAATTTCGGTAATTTTGCTTAAATCTGCCATAAGATAACACGCCTTTGGTTGGTTGTGAGAATTTTTATAAAAATTAGTACTATTTTACCGTTTTTTAGCTCAAAATAGAATGGATTTTATAAATATATTAAAATGTTTATACGCTTTAAAAGTGTAAATGATAAGTGGATAAAAAATTAAGTTAAAAATCTGCATATTAAAGCATAATAGTATGACTAAAAATCATGACAGCATACTTATACAAAAAAAATGGGTCTATCCAAGGATAAACCCATTTTGCTTTAAAGCATTACGCTTTTTTCTTATCAAGTGAGCTCATTGTACCAAAGAAAATAATTGGCCAAATAACAGCTCCTACCCACCACAGTGGATTAAAGATAATCGCCATGCCGATTAATCCGCCTTGGATACAGTAATAGGTCATAGCTACTAAGGTTTTACGAATGATTAGACCTTCTTTATTAATCATGCCAACGACCGCACAGGCAGCGACGACGTTATGAACGCTGATCATATTACCTGCTGCCCCACCAATCGCTTGTAGTGCGACCACACTTCCTGCTAGGGTGCCGTCTAGCCCAATCTGAGCGGCGGTACTCCATTGGAAGTGGCTAAACATCATATTAGACACGGTGTTAGAGCCAGCAATAAACGCTCCTAATGCACCAATCCAAGGTGCAAATAGCGGCCACGCCCCTTCAAAGGCACTAGCAGCACCTGCCGCCAGTACTTTTGGCATGGCAAGAATCTGTACA encodes:
- a CDS encoding SurA N-terminal domain-containing protein — translated: MRNFLQSWPGRITLIAVLVPMAFLGVQGTLGTSISPNQLIKVGNQTVDVSTYQNQLNNYRSELLNSVDASMIDEAALSDQVLKSLVNSALLQNQAQVLGMTVSDEMITQLLQQEQTFWQDGQFSNERFAQYLTQNGLTKDMLFANFRQELALRQLSSGVLGTAIYPKSQVGRLLDLQLESREVWVHRFAWEDYADGINVSDSEIKAYFDANQASLIRPETVDLSYIELSAQDIKTAEPTQDEIAVQYDAYLQENGLGDGRELAQILLTGADSEKRAKDIAAKLKAGQSFEKLAKQYSDDPSGKTGGLIGAYNPAVFGDDAAAVTQALSGLSLGDFSQPVKTKYGYQIFKVVKLGNAPSMESMRAELQNRAINYKRQVELNEKIAKINEMAATGVGVADIAAELGLKLKRITDYPKTQNQTALPQPAVIAAAFDEFAIEDQAVSANISLGDKTVWVQPGNYQASAPLTLAQAHDQIKHALVKQKAVEKALAAAHEAVNDANNENAIKALMVPQANLGIVTRSTPTLNTQERASLFSKKSASGHDVWTVKTEDGASIMVGGPVLSQTHEQLSLTERLQAAAMIRSNVGQDQLSDYLQYLRTTNEVTINQDALTGQTH
- a CDS encoding HU family DNA-binding protein — protein: MNKSELIDSIKAETGLSKDDATKAVNAFISSVQGALERGDDVVLVGFGTFSVKERAARTGRNPQTGETLEIAASKVPGFRAGKGLKDAVNK
- a CDS encoding alpha-hydroxy acid oxidase, encoding MADLSKITEIEDLRRVAERKVPRMFYDYVDSGSWTQTTYRNNETDFDRIKLRQRVLVDMEGRSLATKMIGQDVHMPVAIAPTGFTGMMWADGEIHAARAAEKFGIPFSLSTMSICSIEDVAENTTKPFWFQLYVMRDKKFMQNLIRRAREAKCSALILTADLQVLGQRHKDIKNGLSAPPKPTLKNILNLMTKPEWCFNMLGTKRHTFRNIVGHAEGVGDLSSLSSWTAEQFDPRLNWDDVARIKELWGGPLIIKGIMEPEDAILAARSGADAMVISNHGGRQLDGAPSSIASLADCVQAVQAENSNCEIWLDSGIRSGQDVLKAIAMGAKGTMIGRSFLYGLGAYGEDGVRRALEIIYKECDITMAFCGHTNINTVNENIFVKGTYENLKASDPHILPIRW